From a single Fusobacterium sp. IOR10 genomic region:
- a CDS encoding DUF2023 family protein, protein MSIDKRKELDVFFHMIYELDKGIRGLALLTTNENNLDAIMEKLSASNYDFIIEKLNSEYINIFFGKKSQIQVVKKMKRNSLKELNPEEDFILGVLLGYNVSVQCERYLGKNS, encoded by the coding sequence ATGAGTATAGATAAAAGAAAAGAATTAGATGTTTTTTTTCATATGATATATGAATTAGACAAAGGAATTAGAGGCCTTGCTCTACTAACAACCAATGAGAATAATTTAGATGCAATTATGGAGAAGTTGTCAGCTAGTAACTACGATTTTATAATAGAAAAATTAAACTCAGAGTATATAAATATATTCTTTGGGAAAAAATCTCAGATACAAGTTGTAAAAAAAATGAAAAGAAATTCTCTAAAAGAACTTAATCCAGAAGAAGACTTTATATTAGGAGTGTTACTAGGTTATAATGTTTCAGTTCAATGTGAAAGGTATTTAGGGAAAAACAGTTAA
- a CDS encoding KH domain-containing protein — protein MDIRALEKTNKIGYIFDIYYDGKFFDSFDEMKDKNTVKGNFKTVMNSLGFTWAKGIQQGGRTDARVTGSNCLYISSIFSGNIQKIIDGFNEKFNGKMKITRVRRTIPNLAFPDFVEGRKYIYSYPLKKIKRDTEEINKLCKELSGTYDVSEFTDSKGKKLKEHIRSVDILFENGKLIFQGNSFMPKQVRIMSSYILTDSKEPLPGKFLKLSEILLKEELLDNIFLESDMKIENVEKIYVNKKEDLYIFYIDKKLKGELIGTKGKNIRKLRKELNGNIIVREV, from the coding sequence ATGGATATAAGAGCACTAGAAAAAACAAATAAAATTGGGTATATATTTGATATTTATTATGATGGAAAATTTTTTGATTCCTTTGATGAAATGAAAGATAAAAATACAGTTAAGGGAAATTTCAAAACAGTTATGAATTCATTAGGTTTTACATGGGCTAAGGGAATTCAACAGGGAGGAAGGACAGATGCCAGGGTTACAGGAAGTAATTGTCTTTATATTAGTAGTATTTTCAGTGGAAATATTCAAAAGATAATAGATGGCTTCAATGAAAAATTTAATGGTAAAATGAAGATAACAAGGGTGAGAAGAACTATTCCTAACTTGGCATTTCCAGATTTTGTAGAGGGAAGAAAGTACATTTATTCATATCCTTTGAAAAAAATAAAAAGAGATACTGAAGAAATAAACAAATTATGTAAGGAATTAAGTGGTACTTATGATGTAAGTGAGTTTACAGATAGTAAGGGTAAAAAGTTAAAAGAACATATTAGAAGTGTTGATATTTTATTTGAAAATGGAAAGTTAATATTTCAAGGAAATTCTTTTATGCCAAAACAAGTTAGAATAATGAGTTCATATATATTAACTGACTCTAAAGAACCTCTTCCAGGTAAATTTTTAAAATTAAGTGAAATTTTATTAAAAGAAGAGTTATTAGATAATATTTTTCTTGAAAGTGATATGAAAATAGAGAATGTTGAAAAGATTTATGTGAATAAAAAGGAAGATCTTTATATTTTTTATATTGATAAAAAATTAAAGGGGGAACTTATAGGAACAAAGGGTAAAAACATAAGAAAATTAAGAAAAGAATTAAATGGAAATATTATTGTGAGAGAAGTATGA
- a CDS encoding HD domain-containing protein, giving the protein MIVSRIKQGLTYIFCKYNSKNDKVVKIILNKDEFKIFKKMSEYDKIHSFNLYKRVKHNKVLKKDPLYLKLALLHDCGKENYSLIRRIKKVLIGDKKLENHSELSYEKLKNINLDLAKKAREHHMENLNFKMEIFKKLDNK; this is encoded by the coding sequence ATGATAGTTTCTAGAATAAAACAAGGATTAACTTATATTTTTTGTAAATATAATAGTAAAAATGATAAAGTTGTTAAAATCATTTTAAATAAAGATGAATTTAAAATTTTCAAAAAAATGAGTGAATACGACAAAATTCACTCATTTAATTTGTATAAGAGAGTAAAACATAATAAAGTTTTAAAGAAGGATCCTCTTTATTTGAAATTAGCTTTACTCCACGACTGTGGAAAAGAAAACTATTCTTTAATTAGAAGAATTAAGAAGGTTTTAATAGGGGACAAAAAACTAGAGAATCATAGTGAATTATCCTATGAAAAATTAAAAAATATAAATTTAGATTTAGCAAAGAAAGCAAGGGAGCATCACATGGAAAATCTAAATTTTAAAATGGAAATCTTTAAAAAGTTAGATAATAAATAA
- a CDS encoding toxin-antitoxin system YwqK family antitoxin, whose translation MKKLLITLLLGFTLIGCSNLENKKENVFVPESILPKDVRAVSVYKKTYDKENKIAYVKGETEPFTGVFTLKYIDHILRFEQYKDGKLDGDVAWFNNEGVLGMRHKYKDGKLNGEQYTYYDNGNIRSIITYVDGQLNGKIEWYTRDGILFDSREIINGTGEYILYWENGKVQEEGNYKNGRKIGSWKKYNNTGEIIKDTVYSKNGYISKVRWYR comes from the coding sequence ATGAAGAAATTATTAATAACACTTTTACTAGGATTTACATTAATAGGATGTAGCAATTTAGAAAATAAAAAAGAAAATGTATTTGTTCCAGAAAGTATTTTACCAAAGGATGTAAGAGCAGTTTCTGTTTATAAAAAAACTTATGACAAGGAAAATAAAATAGCTTATGTTAAAGGGGAAACAGAACCTTTCACAGGAGTCTTCACTCTAAAATATATAGATCATATACTTCGTTTTGAGCAATATAAAGATGGAAAGTTAGATGGAGATGTTGCTTGGTTCAATAATGAAGGTGTTCTTGGAATGAGACATAAGTATAAAGATGGAAAGTTAAATGGAGAACAATATACCTACTATGATAATGGTAATATTAGATCAATTATAACTTATGTTGATGGACAGTTAAATGGTAAAATAGAATGGTATACTAGAGATGGTATTTTATTTGATAGTAGAGAAATAATCAATGGTACTGGGGAATATATACTGTACTGGGAAAACGGGAAAGTTCAAGAGGAAGGAAACTATAAAAATGGTAGAAAAATAGGTTCTTGGAAAAAATACAATAATACTGGAGAAATTATAAAGGACACAGTTTATTCTAAAAATGGATATATTTCCAAAGTAAGATGGTATAGATAA
- a CDS encoding DUF134 domain-containing protein — protein MPGIKKKRCCRSLDNEVFFRPAGIPFPLLEIVELQLDEFEAIRLCDYEGKSQIETGEIMGISRGTVQRLIGSGRKKIMDAFLHLKGISIKNIYEDRNKEMNTKDAKTNE, from the coding sequence ATGCCTGGAATAAAGAAAAAAAGATGTTGTCGAAGTTTGGATAATGAAGTATTTTTTAGACCTGCTGGGATTCCATTTCCACTACTTGAAATAGTAGAACTACAGTTAGATGAATTTGAAGCAATAAGACTTTGTGATTATGAGGGAAAAAGTCAAATAGAAACTGGGGAAATAATGGGGATATCTAGGGGAACTGTTCAAAGACTAATAGGCTCAGGAAGAAAAAAAATAATGGATGCTTTTTTACATTTAAAGGGAATAAGTATAAAAAATATATATGAGGATAGAAATAAGGAGATGAATACAAAGGATGCAAAAACAAATGAGTGA
- a CDS encoding YhcH/YjgK/YiaL family protein, with the protein MIIDKIENIKKYKGLSENLDRAIESIVKKEYLQGKPGKNIIYDNEVFFNYDIVNTREEKDSFYEIHKKYIDIQIPINSDENYGFSFSVDGMEVKEAYNVEKDYAFYNGKVENKVKLTSKDFIIFFQEEPHMPLLMVDNKKKIQKVIYKIKIK; encoded by the coding sequence ATGATTATTGATAAAATAGAAAATATAAAAAAATATAAAGGATTAAGTGAAAATTTAGATAGAGCAATAGAAAGTATTGTTAAAAAGGAATATTTACAAGGAAAACCAGGGAAAAATATAATATATGATAATGAGGTATTTTTCAACTATGATATTGTAAATACAAGGGAGGAAAAGGATTCATTTTATGAAATTCACAAAAAATATATAGATATACAAATTCCAATTAATAGTGATGAAAATTATGGGTTTTCTTTTTCTGTTGATGGAATGGAAGTAAAGGAAGCGTATAATGTGGAAAAGGATTATGCTTTTTACAATGGAAAAGTTGAAAATAAAGTTAAGTTAACTTCAAAAGACTTTATTATTTTTTTCCAAGAAGAACCTCATATGCCTCTATTAATGGTTGATAATAAAAAGAAAATACAAAAAGTTATTTACAAAATAAAAATAAAATAA
- a CDS encoding murein L,D-transpeptidase catalytic domain family protein yields MKKIKNIIFLLIIISTSSFSENKINTLFLYNNYQLENKIGYNVFKMAMKGYEKINDKNDHYFSIIDYSKPSYEKRMVVLNLKEKKLEYYTYVAHGKNSGAEKAIAFSNKLNSYKSSLGFYVTEKPYYGKFGYSLRLRGLEENFNSNAKVRNIVFHGLEEDGKKSIENYGFLCRTEGCPGIPKEISREVIEKIKNGTVIFIYGEDKMYLKNSKYIK; encoded by the coding sequence ATGAAAAAAATAAAAAATATAATTTTTTTATTAATAATAATAAGTACAAGTTCTTTTTCTGAAAATAAGATTAATACTTTATTTTTATATAATAATTATCAACTTGAAAATAAAATAGGATATAATGTTTTTAAAATGGCTATGAAAGGCTATGAAAAAATTAATGATAAAAATGATCATTATTTTTCAATAATAGATTATTCAAAGCCATCCTATGAAAAAAGAATGGTTGTACTAAATTTAAAGGAAAAAAAATTAGAATATTATACCTATGTGGCCCATGGGAAAAATAGTGGAGCTGAAAAAGCCATAGCTTTCTCTAATAAATTAAATTCTTATAAAAGTTCACTGGGATTTTATGTTACAGAAAAACCTTACTATGGAAAATTTGGATATTCTTTAAGATTGAGGGGATTAGAAGAAAATTTTAATTCAAATGCTAAAGTAAGAAATATAGTTTTTCATGGCTTAGAGGAAGATGGTAAAAAATCAATTGAAAATTATGGATTTTTATGTAGAACAGAGGGATGCCCTGGAATTCCTAAAGAAATATCAAGGGAAGTTATTGAAAAAATAAAAAATGGAACAGTTATATTCATATATGGAGAAGATAAAATGTATTTGAAGAACAGCAAATATATTAAATAA
- a CDS encoding uracil-DNA glycosylase encodes MFKIENDWDNLLEEEFKKEYFLKLVEFLKEEYKNNIIHPNREEIFSPFKFSSYKDTNILILGQDPYHGENQAHGLAFSVKPGIKIPPSLRNIYKEIECELGIEKPNNGYLVSWAKQGMLMMNTVLTVRDGKANSHKGKGWEIFTDKVIELLNKKEEPVIFILWGNNAKKKNKLIDSTKHYVIEGVHPSPLSASRGFFGCNHFIEVNRILKSLGKKEIDWSIPNIIE; translated from the coding sequence ATGTTTAAGATAGAAAATGATTGGGATAATCTTTTAGAGGAAGAGTTTAAAAAAGAATATTTTCTCAAGTTAGTAGAGTTTTTAAAGGAAGAATATAAAAATAATATTATTCATCCAAATAGGGAAGAAATATTTTCTCCATTTAAATTTTCAAGCTATAAAGATACAAATATATTAATACTAGGACAAGATCCGTATCATGGAGAGAATCAAGCTCATGGATTGGCATTTTCAGTGAAACCAGGAATTAAAATACCACCTTCTCTTAGGAATATTTACAAGGAAATAGAATGTGAATTGGGAATAGAAAAGCCTAATAATGGATATTTAGTTTCATGGGCAAAGCAAGGTATGCTTATGATGAATACTGTACTAACAGTTAGAGATGGAAAAGCAAATTCTCACAAGGGGAAAGGATGGGAAATCTTTACAGATAAAGTTATAGAACTTTTAAATAAAAAAGAAGAACCAGTAATTTTTATTTTATGGGGAAACAATGCTAAGAAAAAAAATAAATTAATAGATTCTACAAAACACTATGTAATAGAAGGTGTTCATCCTAGTCCTCTGTCAGCAAGTCGTGGATTTTTTGGATGTAACCATTTTATAGAGGTTAATAGAATATTAAAATCTTTAGGAAAAAAAGAAATAGATTGGTCAATTCCAAATATAATAGAATAA
- a CDS encoding TIGR03960 family B12-binding radical SAM protein, producing the protein MKVNLSKYLLSVEKPAQYLGNEINSYHKTNAKARMCLVFPDLYEVGMSNLGIKILYSILNKVEDFSLERGFLPMEDMEEIIRRDNIPLFAVESKSELNDFDILGFSLSYEMSYPNVLNALDLAGIPLRREERTEEHPLIMAGGTCVMNPAPLKKFVDFLMIGDGEETMVQMAKILIENKDKTKIEKLKALKDIEGIYIPSLHDGKTKVKRAILRDLNKSDSYEKQLVPYMSIVHDRATIEIQRGCTRGCRFCQAGIVYRPVRERTLENNIKLIDEVLDNTGYGEVSLSSLSSSDYTNIDSLILSIKENHGEDSVGVSLPSLRMNTHSVDVAQIISGGKRTGFTFAPEAGTQRLRDIINKGVTEEEIMDTALAAVKAGWISLKFYFMIGLPFETMEDINGIYDLVKKVSIACRKINRRLNITVSVANFIPKPHTPFEFCKQMSMEEMLEKKKYLRNIFAKAKGISLKIHSPKKSFLEGLISRGDERTGDLIELAFKKGVKLDDYRDNYDIWMAAMDELGMSWEDYFKRRDMKQELPWDIVDIGVSKEFLIEEYEKALKIQLSQDCRQECLGCGMKRIVPECGTIIDTRK; encoded by the coding sequence ATGAAAGTAAATTTAAGTAAATATCTTTTGTCAGTTGAAAAACCAGCACAATATTTAGGGAATGAAATTAATAGTTATCATAAGACTAATGCTAAGGCAAGAATGTGCTTAGTTTTTCCAGATCTATATGAAGTTGGAATGTCAAATTTAGGAATAAAAATATTATATTCCATATTAAATAAAGTTGAAGATTTTTCTCTTGAAAGAGGATTTCTACCAATGGAAGATATGGAAGAAATAATAAGAAGGGATAATATACCTTTATTTGCTGTTGAAAGTAAAAGTGAACTTAATGATTTTGACATATTAGGTTTTTCTCTTTCTTACGAAATGAGTTATCCAAATGTTTTAAATGCTTTGGATTTAGCAGGTATTCCCCTTAGAAGAGAGGAAAGAACTGAGGAACATCCTTTGATTATGGCTGGGGGAACTTGTGTTATGAATCCTGCTCCACTTAAAAAATTTGTAGATTTTTTAATGATAGGTGATGGGGAAGAAACAATGGTTCAAATGGCAAAAATATTAATTGAAAATAAAGATAAGACAAAAATTGAAAAATTAAAAGCATTAAAGGATATAGAGGGGATATATATACCTTCACTTCATGATGGAAAAACAAAGGTGAAAAGAGCAATATTGAGAGATTTAAATAAATCAGATTCCTATGAGAAACAATTGGTACCTTACATGTCCATAGTTCACGACAGAGCAACAATAGAGATACAAAGGGGATGTACTAGAGGATGTAGATTTTGCCAAGCAGGAATTGTTTATAGACCAGTTAGAGAAAGAACCTTAGAAAATAATATAAAATTAATAGATGAAGTTTTAGACAATACAGGATACGGGGAAGTATCTTTATCTTCTCTAAGTAGTAGTGATTATACTAATATAGATAGTTTAATTCTATCAATAAAAGAAAATCATGGGGAAGACAGTGTTGGAGTATCCCTACCTTCCCTTAGAATGAATACCCATTCTGTTGATGTTGCTCAAATTATAAGTGGAGGTAAAAGAACAGGTTTTACCTTTGCTCCAGAGGCAGGAACTCAAAGACTTAGAGATATTATAAATAAAGGTGTAACAGAAGAGGAAATTATGGATACAGCTTTAGCTGCAGTAAAAGCTGGATGGATTTCTTTGAAATTTTATTTCATGATAGGTCTTCCCTTTGAGACAATGGAAGATATAAATGGAATTTATGATTTAGTTAAGAAGGTTTCCATAGCTTGTAGAAAGATAAATAGAAGGTTAAACATAACAGTTAGTGTTGCTAACTTTATTCCAAAACCACATACGCCATTTGAATTTTGTAAACAAATGTCAATGGAAGAAATGCTTGAAAAGAAAAAATATCTAAGAAATATTTTTGCCAAAGCAAAGGGAATTTCATTGAAGATACATTCTCCTAAAAAATCTTTTTTAGAGGGGCTAATTTCTAGAGGGGATGAAAGGACAGGAGATTTGATAGAGCTAGCCTTTAAGAAGGGCGTAAAACTAGACGATTACAGGGACAACTATGACATATGGATGGCTGCTATGGATGAATTAGGTATGTCTTGGGAAGATTATTTCAAAAGAAGAGATATGAAACAAGAATTGCCTTGGGATATAGTTGATATTGGAGTGTCAAAGGAATTTTTAATAGAAGAATATGAAAAAGCTTTAAAAATACAATTATCTCAAGATTGTAGACAAGAATGTCTTGGGTGTGGTATGAAGAGAATAGTTCCTGAATGTGGTACTATTATAGATACTAGAAAATAA
- a CDS encoding flavodoxin codes for MSIGIFYGSSTGITEDVSKKVGDLLGADVMEVSEIEKVENYDFAIFASSTWGMGDLQDSWMDALDVLKTKNLSGKKVAFIGVGDQGAFSDTFVDAIGIIYEEIKDMGIKVVGQTSTDGYDFSESKGVIDDDFIGLVIDENNQSDLTDQRIKEWVERVK; via the coding sequence ATGAGTATAGGAATTTTTTATGGAAGTTCAACAGGAATAACAGAGGATGTATCAAAAAAAGTAGGGGACTTATTAGGTGCTGATGTAATGGAAGTTTCAGAAATTGAAAAAGTTGAAAATTATGATTTTGCTATATTTGCTTCGTCAACTTGGGGAATGGGAGATTTGCAAGATTCTTGGATGGATGCTTTGGATGTTTTAAAAACAAAAAATTTATCAGGGAAAAAAGTAGCCTTTATAGGTGTTGGAGACCAAGGAGCCTTTTCAGATACCTTTGTAGATGCTATAGGAATAATATATGAGGAAATAAAAGATATGGGAATAAAAGTAGTTGGTCAAACTTCAACAGATGGTTATGATTTTTCTGAGTCAAAGGGAGTTATAGATGATGACTTTATAGGTCTTGTTATTGATGAAAATAATCAAAGTGATTTAACTGACCAAAGAATAAAAGAATGGGTTGAAAGAGTTAAATAA
- a CDS encoding ATP-dependent endonuclease, which translates to MELKLISIKNWRNIKETEIHFENLMLFLGHSTEGTDDIISCILYGFNKKPLNMKDIYDKKKNCTLKFIFYENSHVYKLKIIINTTVEYFMKYNDTWNKITQKEYEDFINKIDFIYIQGNLENNFKEIGISLYNVLKKHSSAPSEIDKELEKFSKKLNTEYYDKELYRNLLFEFFKSVSLQSIEKTNTLLGETIILFEEPELYLHPQRERELYNYFIKLTNRGTKIYIKTYSSCFIGLKQYKSICLIKKQNNKIELTQTDNELFRDDEIKAFNMNYWINPDRAELFFAKKVILVEGQTDKIVISFLAKKLGIFKYDYSIIECGSKSTIPQFICLLNNFKVPYVAVFDKDNHYWRTFEEKENSKFKNRQISALINNSIGSLVAFNNDIEEEISSSKKDRAAYKNKPFNALKVISEENYHLPTSLEKKIRSIYS; encoded by the coding sequence ATGGAACTTAAACTTATTTCTATTAAAAACTGGAGAAACATCAAAGAAACTGAAATACATTTTGAAAACCTAATGCTTTTTTTAGGGCATAGCACTGAAGGTACTGACGACATTATCTCCTGTATACTTTATGGATTTAATAAAAAACCCTTGAATATGAAAGATATATATGACAAGAAAAAAAATTGTACATTAAAATTTATATTTTATGAAAACAGTCACGTTTACAAATTAAAAATTATTATTAATACCACTGTTGAATATTTTATGAAATATAATGACACATGGAATAAAATAACACAAAAAGAATATGAAGACTTTATAAATAAAATTGATTTTATTTATATACAAGGTAATTTAGAGAATAATTTTAAAGAAATTGGAATTTCCCTCTATAATGTTCTAAAAAAACATTCTTCTGCTCCAAGTGAAATTGACAAGGAATTGGAAAAATTCTCAAAAAAATTAAATACTGAATACTATGATAAAGAACTCTATAGAAATCTTCTATTTGAATTTTTTAAAAGTGTTTCTTTACAATCCATTGAAAAAACCAATACCCTTTTAGGGGAAACTATTATCCTATTTGAAGAACCTGAACTATATCTTCATCCCCAAAGGGAAAGAGAGCTTTATAATTATTTTATAAAATTAACAAATAGAGGAACTAAAATTTATATTAAAACCTATTCTAGCTGTTTTATAGGATTAAAACAATATAAATCAATTTGCCTAATAAAAAAACAGAACAATAAAATAGAGCTCACTCAAACAGATAATGAACTTTTTCGAGATGATGAAATAAAGGCATTTAACATGAACTATTGGATTAACCCAGACAGAGCTGAATTATTTTTTGCTAAAAAAGTAATTCTTGTGGAAGGGCAAACTGATAAAATTGTTATTTCATTTTTAGCTAAAAAATTAGGTATATTTAAATATGACTATTCAATAATTGAATGTGGTAGCAAGAGTACAATCCCACAATTTATATGCCTTTTAAATAATTTCAAAGTTCCTTATGTGGCAGTTTTTGATAAGGATAATCATTACTGGAGAACCTTTGAGGAAAAAGAAAATTCTAAATTTAAAAATAGACAAATATCAGCTCTAATTAACAATTCAATAGGAAGTCTTGTTGCCTTTAACAACGACATAGAGGAAGAAATTTCTTCTTCAAAAAAAGACAGAGCTGCTTATAAAAATAAACCTTTTAATGCTTTAAAGGTTATTTCAGAGGAAAACTATCAT